ttgcagtgagccgagatcgcaccactacactctagtctgggtgacaaaaatgaaactgttttagaaaaaaaataaattttactttgttATAAAAATACCAACGCAAGATTCCTTAGAAGGTTGTTGCAGCATCTGCCCTCTATGGGCAGCTGTACAGTGACTAGTTTTTGCACTAGATTgagctgtgtggaataccatttTTCTCCAGATGTAGAGTGGCTGCACAGCCTGTCATTACCAAATTTAACCACCAGATGGCAGATCTTTCCTGGTAAAACTAAATCTACTTTTTTAGACCAGTGGAGACTCAACTGGTGCTAAAAGTGCTATCAGGGATACCTATATGAGAAAACGTCTTTCTTATTTTTAGGCAACATGGGCTAAGCAGGTAGATAAAACTGGAGAGGAAAGTAAAAACTGTTTTCATAGCATAAGTGCTAACCAAGTCAAACAGCCTCaagtcatttctctctctcctattttctgtttacttatttatatttttttgagacaggatgtcactctggagcccaggctagagtgcagtggtgagatcacggctcactgcagtctcaacctcccaggttcaagcaatccaccaacctcaacctctgagtagctgggactacagacacacaccactatgccctcctaatttttttattttttgtagagacagggtctcactgtgttgccaaggctggtctccaacttctgggttccagcgatcctcctgccttggtctcccaaagtgctggaatgacaggcgtgaaccaccacacccagccatcaaGTCATTGTTATTCTCCAGCAAAGGTAAGTATGGAAAGTATTATAGTAAAATATtagagaaagtttttttttttcccccaagtatGGAAGGAAGTTCTCTGGCATATAAACCAAGGTAAAATCAATACAAATATGCCTAAAGGAAGGGAAACTGCCAGGTGCTTTGCACTGGTTGTTTAATCTTGAAGTAATTCCCTCACTATACAGCTGAAAAATTGGCATTTAGAGAGTTTTAGCAACTTGCCTTAGGTCACAGGGCTGGTTCTCAAGCCTTATGCTTTCCACCATGCTGTACTGGCATTCTTTCCTAATGCTTTCTAAAAGTATTGGTTCTTAAACTTGGCTAAACATTAAAACACTTGTggagtttaaaataataatgatgtctGAGTCTCACCTCCAGAATTTGACTTAATATGTGTGGAGCATGGCTTGGGCATCAGGATTCTTACAATTTTCCGGATTAAAGGTTTCCATGTGCAGCAAAGAACCATTGTTCTAACTTGGTTCTCAATGAAGATCCCTCATCAGCTGCATTAGAATTACATGGGCCGAGTTTAAGATGCGTATTTCCTGGCTTCGGTTTCCTGAAATTCTGCTTCAATAGATCTCGCCAAGGATGTAGAAACCCACTCTTTAAAAAACTTCCCAGCTAACATAAACAATTAAGTTTGAAAACAAGTGTCAAATTTTAGCAAcaaaatcacctggagggcttctGAGAACAGATTGCTTATTAAAACAAAATCAGAGCTCCTGATTCAACAAATTCCCAGACAATGCTAATGCTACTGGTAGGGGGTCTTCCCTTGGAGAAAAACTGGCTTAGAGTGATATCCCCTGCACCCAAGATCTGATGCAACTGGAGATTGTGACATATAAGAGACAGAACTAttgatgtttctttttataaactaatatttttgagagagataatttacttttgaaaatagAAGGTTTCCCAGAGTGGAAGACAGAGTTCTTAATAAAGATTAATGCAGAGGCATCTTCAGCCTCTCCAAAGCACAAAACTCACATTTCATAACTcagcatttaaaaattctaaatctaaacaaatttcaatttaatttaggTGATTTTTTATGACATTTGAAAAACTTGAGAATTAACATTTACTTTTGAACTAAAGATCACAAGTTAAATTTATTAGCTGTATTCAGTATCAACTCGTgtcattagaaaaaaatcttcaactcCTAAGCATGAGTACAAATTCACATTTACTATGTGTAATTTTTTTGCATGGATGTTTTCTATTAATGAATACACAGATATATAAGATGGAAATTCTCATCCTCATTTTTTGTCATGTAATGGAAAACCATTGTGTAAAGTCATAAAAAAAACCTCATAAGCTGTAATTATTGATTTTtgaagatataatttatatagaaagccagctataaaatgaatattgaggccaggcgcggtggctcatgcctgtaatcccagcactttgggaggccgaggcgggcagatcacgaggtcaggagatcaagaccatcctggctaacatggtgaaactccgtctctactaaaaatacaaaaaattagtcggatgtggtggcaggtggcgggtgcctgtggtcccagctactcaggaggctgaggtaggagaatggcgtgaacctgggaggcggagcttgcagtgagcagagatcatgccactgcactccagcctgggcgacagtgcgagactccgtctcaaaacatatatatattcatatgccTATAACAGACCAGAGAAagtgtgtatttgtatatatgtgtctcATCACATCAGAATGCGGGGGCCCTGAATACGTTTCACTTGGTGGAGGTCTTAATATTGTGACTTTCACAAAGTACTTTGtaattttaggaaagaaaaaattaagtactGATTATAATGAAGTTTAAAATGTCGAATAGGGGACTCAGACGAGTAAAATAACGGAGTGTCTCTCTCCAGAATCTCCACTGCATCATAAAAATTCCCTTCTCTGTTTTGTTTACAGAgagtatgaatatatttatacaattactatttttttttttttttgagacaaagtctcactctgttgcccaggctggagtgcagtggtgcaatctcggttcactgcaacctccgcctcccaggttcaagcaattctcctgcctcaacctcccaagcagctgggattacaggcgcccgccaccatgcctggctaattttttttttttttttttttttgtacttttagtagagatagggtttcaccatgttggccgagctggtcctgaactcctgacctcaggtgatccacctgtctcggcctcccaaagtgctaggattacaggcgtgagccaccgtgcctgtcctaCAGTTACTATTTTAAAACTGTGCCAAGTATGGagataaatgagatttttttattctgcctaaaatataaaaaccctAAGAAGTTGACCCTTTGAGTTAAGCGTGTGAAAAGAATGGTTTTTGTATTCAAATGATCTCAAAAGATTAGTTTTTTTCGAGAGAGTTTCCTTTATGTCCAAAGTCTATGTGTACTCTAAAACTGCTGCTAGCCTCACTGTGTCACTTTTTCCATTTCAGAAGTTGTACAGCTAAATAGATAAAGCAGATAATTCCAACCCAAAGGTATAGACTTACCTATGCTGCTGGTCGACCACAGCCTTGGATGGTAACCTCCACATTATTTGGGGTTTGGGCTCCCCAGTGGCTGAGCAGTTCAGTAGTAATTTGTCCCCAAAATTCACTTCAGTCCTTTTCTGGGATGCAGATTCTATCCTGGGGCTGGTCACTCGCTCTTCCATTGTAAGCATTACTACTCTTCGCTCCGAACCAGTGGAACTGGTAGCAATGCATTCATAAGTGCCCCTGTCTGAAGAGGCTAGGTTTCTTATATACAAAGTCCCATTTGAAAATAAGAACAACTTGGAATTGGTAAACTGTAATGGTTTCACTTCAGTGCCATCAGAGAGGACCCAGTAAACGCTGGGCTGAGGAGTTCCTTTTGCAGTACAAGGCAGTTTTAAACTTTCACCCCAAGTGCCTACAATGACTTGCCTCCTTTGCTCTAGAATAACAGGTGGTGCTGCAATGACTTGTATTTTAACCAGCAGTGAATCCTGGCCACCTGGGTTGCTGGCCACACATTTGTAAAAGCCACGGTCATAAATACTGAGATTGTGGATGACCAATGTTCCGTCAACCATCACCACAGCCTGCCTACTTCCCTGGGATGATTCTGAGACAACTGTTTGGTTTGCAAGAATCCAGGTAACTGTAGGGCTTGGCCTACCTTCTGCTCTGCACTTCAGTTCCACAGTGCTTCCGGAATGAACTGTGATCTCTTTGGTACGTCTCTCCAGGATCCTGGGAGGATAGGAAACCACAGACAAGGTGACGTGAAGGTGGTCTGTGCCAAACAGATTGGATGCGGAACACAAGTACTGTCCGCGGTCCTGAATTTCCACCCTCTGGATGGACAGGGTACCATTGGGGAGAACCTGGACCCTGCTATTCTGTTTCCTCTTAGATAAATCAAGtcctgagaagaaaaaaagaaaattattgctaCAGGTCATCAAAGTTTAGATAGAAAACATAAAGCTATCGTTTTTTGGGCTACTaagaatacatttaaattaaaatgaaagcccAGCCCTATGGCTCACTtgtataatcccaacacttcgggaggctgaggtgggagaatcacttaagcccaggagttcaagaccagccctggaaacgtagtgagaccctgtctctacaaacaaaaaataaaatattagctaggtatggtggtgtgcacttgtagtcccagctactcaggtggctcagataggaggatcgcttgagcccctggagacgtgattgtaccactgcactccaccctgggtgacagaccaaaaaacaaaaaattaggacATCTAGTCTTCAGATGCTAAAATTATtcctggattattttattttattttatttttattgagagagtttcactcttgttgcccaggctggagtgcaatggcacaatcttggctcactgcaacctctgcctcccaggttcgagcaattctcctgtctcagcctcccgagtagctgggactacaggtgcccaccaccacacccggctaatttttgtattttttttagtagagagggggtttcaccatgttggccaggctgatcctgaacttctgacctcaggtaatccacccaccttggcctccccaaagtgctgggattacagacgtgagccactgtgctcagcctggatttttttattcacataattttactttaaaagccAGATGGTTCAACACAATAACCATTCTCTCTTTTTCAAATCATATTACTTTGAATCAGCTTTTGAGGCATTCCAAAAAATGTTCTTAGTTAACATATTTTAAGCCCTTCTGATGAGTGAAAATATGCCAGTGTCAAATGAGGATATTAATAGTTTCTTTGTCTTAGAAAAATTTGAAACTGATATTAATTCTTTGGATGTTTAATCCCAAAACATAACAATCTTCTTCTTGTTTTCTAACAAAAACTAAGTGTAAAGAAAAAGTTTCAAATACCTGATGGGACTCTGGTCCAATGAATGGTGGGCAGGGGATTTCCAACAGCTTCACAGGGAAGAAAGGCATCTGAGTTAGCTGGAATAGTAAAACTTGCAGCTTTTCCTCCAACTATTCTGGGCTTTTCAAATATATACCTAGACAAAGAGTCAAAGGGAAGGAGTTTGGAAGTTGTTGCTTCTTGAACTGGTTTCTTATCAAAGTCACTCTTCTTTGTATTCTTCTGTCCATCCCAATCTGAAGCAAGAGTGGTGGCCTCGGACAGGCCTGTAGTAGCCAACATGCTTACTTCTGGCTTTTTGCCTTTTTCAGCAATTTCTGAGTATGGTTTGTGCCAAAACTGGTTTTCTGCCCAGGGAGATGGAGTTAATTTAGAATTCTGTGATTTAACTGTTGTTAGTGCTGGCATGGGAGTAGAATGTAACAGATTAGAGTAGATGAAGTGAGTGGTTCCAATTGCGAACTTGGCATTTGGGTGAACCTTGGGAGATGTTGCAACCTCTGCTACTAATTGCTGTGGTTTACCATTGTGCCTTGAGGATTCGTGCAGCTTGACCACTGTATTTGTCATAAGCCCAGAAATGGGAGTTGCCACGTTGTCAGTAACTGCTCTCTGAGTAAAGGGAGGGGAGATGGGAACTGGCATTAGAGTAGCACTGCTGCTCAGGAATGGTGGGATGGTTGAGTGTCTAATGATTGCTTTCCTAGTTGTGGTACTCTGGTGTGATTTGCTGGACAAAGTTGTTTCAGAAGCAATTGTGCTCTTCAAAGTCTGAGTACTTGCTTGGGCTAGTTCTTCAATCACATCTGTCAGATTAAGAGTTCTTGAATGAAAACTGATTGTGCTTGAAATCCCAGTTGTGTTTTCTGGTGGGGAATGAGTGACTGCAGAGACACTGGGCTTGACTGAAGTTTCAGCTGTGGTTAGAACAGGAGGTGTCATAGCAGTGGATGTAGTGAAGCCAGAACTCTGGTCTGGAGAGATGTTTGGGTCAGTCCTGTTCTTCTTTTGAGGCTCCTGTTCTCTTTGTATTGTTTGTGCTCTGGATCTCTCTGTTTGGGTTTCATAAATGATGACAGATACAGGGAAGGTAGGAGTTGTTGCTGGTATTGCTGTTTGCGTTGATATGCTTTTTGTACTTGAGTCTTTGCTTATAATTCTAAGAAGCATAGGGTTAAGGGGTGGCAAGGGAAGCTCCTTCTTTGTTGGAAGACTTCCAGGATTGTGTGTTTTGGTCGTAGTGTGGTGAGCTGTAGTCAAGGTATTAGATGGAATTTGCATCACACTTGTTGAAAGTGTGGTGAAATGGAAAGGGGAGACTTTGTCTCTGGGTAAAGCAGGAGATGTTTTAGGAAGCATCACAGCTGTGCTTTTTTGTAAACTAACTTTATGTTGATTCCTTAATCTGCCTTTTGGGTTATGGTTATTTACAAAGTTCTGATGCCAGGGAATTTTCCTTCTTGAAAACCTTGTAGTGGCTATAATAGTCATTGGTGGCTTGGTGGTAGCACCTGAACGTGACAGTGTAATCACTGAATCTCTTTTAGCTTCATTGGTGCTAGACACACGTGGGTAACTGGCGTTTACTTTGTGAGTTTTTTCCATGGGTATGGATGTTGGAGCATATGTCATGACTGCACCAGTTGAAGTCACTTGGGAAATTTCAgtactgaaatattttattgtggGTGTTGTTTTCTCTACATTGGGTTTGTTCTCAAGTAGTAATAGTGGATTCTGGACTAGAGTTGTAGACTCTTCTGATGGGACTCTGGCAATGTCAGCTTTGGGGAAGGTGATGGGAGCAGCACTTGGAAAAGACAATGCTGCTGTGGCAGTGGTGAGCCTCTCCCTGGGAAGACAGGACAGACATGTCACATTGAGCACTGTGGCTGAGAATGCAGTAGTGCTTTTTTCAGAAGAACCTCTGGTTGTTGACCTGAAAATGCTGTATCTATGCCGTCGCAGAACTGGAGTTCTATATGGGCTGATAATCCGCCCCCTTCCGCCAattttcctctgcctcccaaagcgtcTGAACAGCGGGATGTTAACTGTACTATTTCTAGGGATTGGAAACTGAGAATGAGCAGCTGTGTGTGGATCTGAAGGGAACGTGGAGGTGCTAAGTATTTGAGTAGTGTGAGAATAGAAGTGATTGCGCCTGGGCTCACTGACTTCTCTTACAGATGTCTGATGACTATTTGTGGTATTTACTGACTCTAACAATAATTTGTTGGTGGTGCTACTAAGCATTTTGACATTGACATCTTTGATCATAGTCCTCACTGTTATTGGGGGTCTACTTTGGAAatgctctcttcctcttcccatcTGGTCAGAGTCCTGAAATTCATTTGCTCCAAGTAGCAGTGGAAAGACAGTGGATGAATGTTGATTGGTTGTGCCTTGTATTTGGCTTGACATGGTTGGGTTTATATTCTTTGACATGGCTATAGTTTTAATAGCAGTAGACAGTTTGAAATCTGTGGGTTCTTCAGGTGGTAGTATTTGTGAATTCACAACAGGAGAGAATTCTGTGCCATAATTTATGTTTGTCATAGGACTATCAGATATTGTTCTGGAGTCAGCAGTCACTGTCCTTGCTGGAAGGTTCGAAGCTTTAGTGGCCAGGACCATAAATTCCTCATGTAGAGCGAGCGTGCCTGAGGAATCGTCTTCTTCACCAGGTATGTTTGGGAGTTGGGTGACCATTGGGGGTGGGCTCACTGTGGTATTTTCTCGCTTGTCTGGCACAGCATTCTTTTTAGCTTTCTCCAACAGTGCCGCCCAATGTTGTGGGTCAATTCTCCTAGCAGAGGGAGGGAAATGCCTCCTATTCTCCCTAAAACGTCGATGTGTTGAATCTCCACGTCGCTGGAGTGTTAATTCCCGATAGTTGTGCCTCTTACTTGTGCTTGAGGTGTGttttccaacctcagcctccatcAGAGCAGATGTACGGAGCTGTGCACCTGGTGGCTCCTTAAGATGAGCAATAGGATTGGACTCATCAAGTCCAGATCCCTCTGTTTCTCCATCATGCTCCAAGGGCCTTTGTCCTTTCATCTTGACTGAAACTTGGAAAATCAAAAAATCAACCCCTGATGGGTTGGCTGCCACACAGTGATAATAACCTTGGTCTTTCGGGGTGACCTGTAATATTCTTAATGTGCCATTGTTAAGAACTTTCTTGTCTCTTGATGACTGATAGAGCACATTGTTTCCTGGAATAACCCAGCTAATAGAGGCATCTGGGATACCAGAAGAATGGCATGGAAGATCAAGTGTTTCACCAGTGAAAACTGTGTGATGAATCCCATTTTCCTGATAGGCTTCGACCAAAGGTTCTACCACAGTTATCCTATAGGTGAGAATATCTGCATCATCATAATTGCTGCTTATACAGTGATATACGCCTGTGTCAAAACTATCAGCCATCTGGAGTTCCAATTTTCCACTTTTGTCTATTAGGATCCGTCCGTCCTCACTGACATAAGGGGCTCTCACTTTACTTCCATCAGCTAGAAGCCACTCCAAGTGTGGGGTGGGGTCTCCTTGGCCTGGGCAGTTCAGGCCAATGGTTCCACCTACCAAGACAGTATGTTCCAGCTTAGTATTGTTATCCCTTGAAATCATAGTCCATTTGTGTTTCACTGGCCTTATCTCTGCTCTTGGTAAAGTGATTTGAGCATCACTGGAGTACTGGATCTGTAATGTACTGAATGTGGTGGCAGTTCTGTTCAGCTGCAAGGAAATTTGGTCTTGCATTAACCAAGAGGGATCTGCTCTGAGATCTGCCTCTATGTTGGTAAAAATGTCTTCAGGCTTAGGAGCCACCTGTTTATATTTGTAATAGAGCTGCGGTGTTTCACTAAGCAAGTGGCTCCTTTCTAGTATCAGAGGAGAATCACTGTACAAAGCCAAAATTTGCCACACTGGCTGAATGTGACCGTAATCTACGTTGCACAccaaaaatgttgaaaatgaaGTATTTAGCACGATGTAGTCATTTTCTTCAGTGAATGCAATGGGTGATGTCCTTGAGGGCTTTTGAATACTGCAGACCATGTTAGCTTCATTTCCAGACTGATCTGTCATATTCAAAGTGAGGGAGCCAAAGGGTGCCATGAAACCTTGGGGAGAGATGAAAGCAGAACTACTGTCTTCCAGAATAGTCAGGCTCTTTGATTTCAGGGATGAGTCAATGGTTGGCTTGGCACACTGGAAAGCTGCAGCTGAGACCATAGCTAATGGCTTGCCTTTAGAAGTCCTAGGGTTCATGCAAAGTGGACACTGCTGAGCACTAGAGGGACTTCTatcttttttgcattttattacatCTGGGAAAAAATCACAATTGAGTTATCAGTTGTGACCTCTTTATGAATTGACACAAACATTTTGAAGAAATAGCTTTTGCTAGAAGCTGAAACAATTTGGAAATTTTAGTGTTCAGTGgaaagttttctgattttttgcttctgaattgattttttaaaaagctatgtcTGTATACCCTGCTACAACATAATATGCATAGACATAGGATTTTGTCTATCTTATTCACTACAGTATTTCCCATGTTCAGCAAATGCCTGATACATATTTGGTACccagtaaatattagttgaataagtcattttttttaatctagggAAACAAAATGATATGCTCGTGTTTGTCAGTTTTTATTGATAACAGTTTagttctatttcttcattttaacattttcagaTGGCTACAGGACCTCATTGTTCTTTAAAAGATAAGCTGTTTATTAAAGGATTATTTATAATTCCTTGGGTATCATTAAAAAACCCAAGTTTATTTCCATTATCCAAAAGAATATTGACTGAATTACAGGGTACCTTGACCTGGTCTAGCTTAGTGGCAACAGGAATTAAGCAGATGGACACAGGAGACAATGAAGAAGGTAGAACCAATCAATAGGAGGTGAGGATTGACTGAATACGGACAGTGACTAAAAGGAAGGGTCAAGGAAGACTCCGTTTTATGACTTTGGAAACTGGATGGTTGATGGTTCCCTTGGATGAGGTAGATGCACTAGAGCAGGTTCAGGTTTAAGGGAGGGGGGGAAGAACATTTTGCCAAGGCAGTGGGGAGGCTCATTAAAGGTCTGACATTCTGGCGAAGTCAGAGGTTGCAAGTCTTACAGCACTAGGACCAGCATTATAAGGACCAGCATTTCTAAGTCATAGGTGCCTTGTCTTTCAAATATTTGGATATCACATACCATTTAAAAGCTCTGCTCTGGTGAGCCTATTTAAAATGGCTGGTCACTGGAATACTTGGTAAGAGGTATAGACTTTTCCCTTACACAAAATACAGCCTGAGACATCCATGCTGTTCCATATAGTAGCTCTTATATGATGCACTGGACATGGCACTTAACAAAAGCATTGTACTTCTTAGAAGATCTAATTTGTCAGAGTGGCTAGATAGGGTCAAATCTCCTTCCCATGTGTGCACATGTCCTCTCAAAGGCTTAAGAAACTCACTCTGACCAAGGACACCAAACTCTTCTGTGTGTACTACAGTGTGACATGTAACGTCACAGATGCCTGACCAGTGGGCATTCTTCAGCAAATTTTATAGTCTAAACCTATGCAGAGGAGGTGGCTGGCAAGTTGGGAAACCTTTGAACAATCATAAGAGTTGCCTCCTGGCTGGCCacaatagctcacgcctgtaacctcagcactttgggaggccaaggcgggcggatcacctgaggttggaagtttgagaccagtctgaccaacatggaaaaaccccgtcactactaaaaatacaaaattagccaggcatggtggctactcgggaggctgaagtaggagaatcacttaacctgggaggcagaggttgcggtgagccaagatcacaccattgcactccagcctgggcaacaagagcaaaactctgtctcaaaaaaaaaaaaaaaaaaaaagggttgccTCCCCATCACCCACTTACCAACAAGCTGTATTCCTTTACCTACTTATCAGTACCCTGGGCTAAGACAACATGGCAGACTTCTGGCTTAATGAAACCTCATCATAGACTATGCTCACACTGTGGCATGCTTATTATTGCTTGCACTGAGCCAGAGTTAGCAGGCCTTGGACATCAGGTATTTTGCCTCAAATGCAAACCTGACCACATCACCCCCATTCCCTCCATCACACTCGGTTCCAGCCCCATGGAAATCTTTTCCATTCCTCAACCCTGCCTGCCATGCCCCATTGGCTCTGGCATACGCTGTTCCTTCTATGTCCCGCACACTTGGTGTCTTTCATCATGACCCAAGTACTTACCAATCATCCTTCAGAACCCAGTCTGAACAGCACTTCTTCTGGGTGGGCTCCCTGTTTTATAGTCTCTGGGTACCTTTCACTTCTTATATCCTACTTTTTCATTATTCACTATTAGAATGACTTGTTTACTTATCTGTCTTCCCATGAAACTATAAACTTCATTCTTGTTCATCTGTATGTCCCCAGCCCTGGCCAATGGATGCTCAGGAAAGAtcagcagaaggaagaaaggcagacAGGCAGGCAAGAAAAAGTGCCTAATTCTATgaccatgtttttttgtttgttttttcacattTCAACTTATAAATTGAGATGTGCCTTACAATTGAGGATGTTTTACAGTAACAACTGACAAATTGGCAATCAATATAGCTATCACAGCTTGTATACCTATAAAGACTGTCATAGCTATTGTCATTGCTTTCCATTGTATCACATGTATTGGTGCTACGACATATATTAAATTTGCCTTTAAAATGTTTCAATTAAGATTACACTATGATTTAGCATAAAAACAGGTTGTAAAGTATgtaaaaaagaatggaaacagAGCAGCAGAACATAAATTTCATATTCATGAAATAAATGCTCATTAGAGAAACAGCCACAAATTCATTTTATAGAAATGCTGCATCAACATCTTTGCGGAATCAAAGAATAGAAGATACCCACAAGTAGATAAAGGAGTGTTACATTTAACTACTGAGATCAGTGCAAAAGGATTGCCTACCACATGCCAAGTGAGGCAACTGAAGCCATGAACAACTGTCGAATCTCTTGAAATCGATGAAAATTTTTCAAAGCAGAAGAGGGTTGATGTGACTGACCCATGGGTCTTGTAAACATTATTAAGTCATCTCAGTCAGAAGGATAACACTTGATTATTAAGACTGAAAGATGTGAGCCCCTATGGgtttaattattttacatatatagagTTATGAATTAACAACAGGGACACATTCtgaaaaatgcatcattaggcaattttgttgtgcaaacattatgcagtgtacttacacaaacctagatagtatagcctactacacacctaggctatatggtaaagcctactgctcctaggctacagacCCATACAGCGTAttactctactgaat
This region of Gorilla gorilla gorilla isolate KB3781 chromosome 2, NHGRI_mGorGor1-v2.1_pri, whole genome shotgun sequence genomic DNA includes:
- the IGSF10 gene encoding immunoglobulin superfamily member 10 isoform X1, whose protein sequence is MKVKGRGITCLLVSFAVICLVATPGGRACPRRCACYMPTEVHCTFRYLTSIPDSIPPNVERINLGYNSLVRLMETDFSGLTKLELLMLHSNGIHTIPDKTFSDLQALQVLKMSYNKVRKLQKDTFYGLRSLTRLHMDHNNIEFINPEVFYGLNFLRLVHLEGNQLTKLHPDTFVSLSYLQIFKISFIKFLYLSDNFLTSLPQEMVSYMPDLDSLYLHGNPWTCDCHLKWLSDWIQEKPDVIKCKKDRSPSSAQQCPLCMNPRTSKGKPLAMVSAAAFQCAKPTIDSSLKSKSLTILEDSSSAFISPQGFMAPFGSLTLNMTDQSGNEANMVCSIQKPSRTSPIAFTEENDYIVLNTSFSTFLVCNVDYGHIQPVWQILALYSDSPLILERSHLLSETPQLYYKYKQVAPKPEDIFTNIEADLRADPSWLMQDQISLQLNRTATTFSTLQIQYSSDAQITLPRAEIRPVKHKWTMISRDNNTKLEHTVLVGGTIGLNCPGQGDPTPHLEWLLADGSKVRAPYVSEDGRILIDKSGKLELQMADSFDTGVYHCISSNYDDADILTYRITVVEPLVEAYQENGIHHTVFTGETLDLPCHSSGIPDASISWVIPGNNVLYQSSRDKKVLNNGTLRILQVTPKDQGYYHCVAANPSGVDFLIFQVSVKMKGQRPLEHDGETEGSGLDESNPIAHLKEPPGAQLRTSALMEAEVGKHTSSTSKRHNYRELTLQRRGDSTHRRFRENRRHFPPSARRIDPQHWAALLEKAKKNAVPDKRENTTVSPPPMVTQLPNIPGEEDDSSGTLALHEEFMVLATKASNLPARTVTADSRTISDSPMTNINYGTEFSPVVNSQILPPEEPTDFKLSTAIKTIAMSKNINPTMSSQIQGTTNQHSSTVFPLLLGANEFQDSDQMGRGREHFQSRPPITVRTMIKDVNVKMLSSTTNKLLLESVNTTNSHQTSVREVSEPRRNHFYSHTTQILSTSTFPSDPHTAAHSQFPIPRNSTVNIPLFRRFGRQRKIGGRGRIISPYRTPVLRRHRYSIFRSTTRGSSEKSTTAFSATVLNVTCLSCLPRERLTTATAALSFPSAAPITFPKADIARVPSEESTTLVQNPLLLLENKPNVEKTTPTIKYFSTEISQVTSTGAVMTYAPTSIPMEKTHKVNASYPRVSSTNEAKRDSVITLSRSGATTKPPMTIIATTRFSRRKIPWHQNFVNNHNPKGRLRNQHKVSLQKSTAVMLPKTSPALPRDKVSPFHFTTLSTSVMQIPSNTLTTAHHTTTKTHNPGSLPTKKELPLPPLNPMLLRIISKDSSTKSISTQTAIPATTPTFPVSVIIYETQTERSRAQTIQREQEPQKKNRTDPNISPDQSSGFTTSTAMTPPVLTTAETSVKPSVSAVTHSPPENTTGISSTISFHSRTLNLTDVIEELAQASTQTLKSTIASETTLSSKSHQSTTTRKAIIRHSTIPPFLSSSATLMPVPISPPFTQRAVTDNVATPISGLMTNTVVKLHESSRHNGKPQQLVAEVATSPKVHPNAKFAIGTTHFIYSNLLHSTPMPALTTVKSQNSKLTPSPWAENQFWHKPYSEIAEKGKKPEVSMLATTGLSEATTLASDWDGQKNTKKSDFDKKPVQEATTSKLLPFDSLSRYIFEKPRIVGGKAASFTIPANSDAFLPCEAVGNPLPTIHWTRVPSGLDLSKRKQNSRVQVLPNGTLSIQRVEIQDRGQYLCSASNLFGTDHLHVTLSVVSYPPRILERRTKEITVHSGSTVELKCRAEGRPSPTVTWILANQTVVSESSQGSRQAVVMVDGTLVIHNLSIYDRGFYKCVASNPGGQDSLLVKIQVIAAPPVILEQRRQVIVGTWGESLKLPCTAKGTPQPSVYWVLSDGTEVKPLQFTNSKLFLFSNGTLYIRNLASSDRGTYECIATSSTGSERRVVMLTMEERVTSPRIESASQKRTEVNFGDKLLLNCSATGEPKPQIMWRLPSKAVVDQQHRVGSWIHVYPNGSLFIGSVTEKDSGVYLCVARNKMGDDLILMHVSLRLKPAKIDHKQYFRKQVLHGKDFQVDCKASGSPVPEISWSLPDGTMINNAMQADDSGHRTRRYTLFNNGTLYFNKVGVAEEGDYTCYAQNTLGKDEMKVHLTVITAAPRIRQSNKTNKRIKAGDTAVLDCEVTGDPKPKIFWLLPSNDMISFSIDRYIFHANGSLTINKVKLLDSGEYVCVARNPSGDDTKMYKLDVVSKPPLINGLYTNRTVIKATAVRHSKKHFDCRAEGTPSPEVMWIMPDNIFLTAPYYGSRITVHKNGTLEIRNVRLSDSADFICVARNEGGESVLVVQLEVLEMLRRPTFRNPFNEKIVAQLGKSAALNCSVDGNPPPEIIWILPNGTRFSNGPQSYQYLIASNGSFIISKTTREDAGKYRCAARNKVGYIEKLVILEIGQKPVILTYAPGTVKGISGESLSLHCVSDGIPKPNIKWTMPSGYVVDRPQINGKYILHDNGTLVIKEATAYDRGNYICKAQNSVGHTLITVPVMIVAYSPRITNRPPRSIVTRTGAAFQLHCVALGVPKPEITWEMPDHSLLSTASKERTHGSEQLHLQGTLVIQNPQASDSGIYKCTAKNPLGSDYAATYIQVI